One genomic segment of Pongo pygmaeus isolate AG05252 chromosome 19, NHGRI_mPonPyg2-v2.0_pri, whole genome shotgun sequence includes these proteins:
- the LOC129017020 gene encoding small ribosomal subunit protein uS5-like, translating to MPITKLGRLVKHMKIKSLEEMYVFSLPMKESEITKFFLGASLKDKVLKIMPVQKQTRAGQRTRFKMFVAIVDYNGHIGLGVKCSKEVATAIHGAIILAKLSIVPVHRGYWGNKISKPHTIPCKATGRHGSVLVRLIPMPRGTGILSVPVPKKLLMMAGIDDCYTLARGCTATLGNYTKDTFHAVSKTYSYLILDLWKETVFIKSSCQEFTDYLVKTHTRVSMQRTQAPAVATTQGFYTRKIK from the coding sequence CCTGGTCAAGCACATGAAGATCAAGTCCCTGGAGGAGATGTATGTCTTCTCCCTGCCCATGAAGGAATCTGAGATCACTAAATTTTTCCTGGGGGCCTCTCTCAAGGACAAGGTTTTGAAGATTATGCCGGTGCAGAAGCAGACCCGTGCTGGCCAGCGCACCAGGTTCAAGATGTTTGTTGCCATTGTGGACTACAATGGCCACATCGGTCTGGGTGTTAAGTGCTCCAAGGAGGTTGCCACTGCCATCCACGGGGCCATCATCCTGGCCAAGCTCTCTATTGTCCCTGTGCACAGAGGCTACTGGGGGAACAAGATCAGCAAGCCCCACACCATCCCTTGCAAGGCGACAGGCCGCCACGGCTCTGTGCTGGTGCGCCTCATCCCCATGCCCAGAGGCACTGGCATCCTCTCAGTGCCTGTACCCAAGAAGCTGCTCATGATGGCTGGTATTGATGACTGCTATACCTTAGCCAGGGGCTGCACTGCCACCCTGGGTAACTATACCAAGGACACCTTTCATGCCGTCTCTAAGACCTACAGCTACCTGATCCTCGACCTCTGGAAGGAGACTGTATTCATCAAGTCTTCCTGTCAGGAATTCACTGACTACCTCGTCAAGACCCACACCAGAGTCTCCATGCAGAGGACCcaggctccagctgtggctacaaCACAGGGtttttatacaagaaaaataaagtga